GATGATCGTCTTCTTTTGGGCACCTTCAAACTGTTCTGGGGAAGAAACAAGCTCATTTCACCATCTGATCTCAAACTCAAGGACAAACTAAGATCTTTTACAaccctctttaaaaaaacaacaaaaacacctTTTTGGAAAATAACTCTGCACATCCAGAAAGTAGTATCTGCTCTACTGTTATTCAACCCTTTTTTCCAAACTCAGAACTTACTTCCATGTCCCTCATTTTTGCTTCAACCTTCGATTTATGCAGTCTATCCAATCTACTGCTATACTTATCCCACTGTCTCTTTTTTCCCTGAGATATTAATCACTCTTTAGGAAATGTCCCTTTTCCCCATGTACacacattattaaaaaatatcaCAAGCAAACTAGAATTCTGCTTTTTTTTCTGCTGCAAACTGgaattcttctcccccccccactcctgtagcattcttctttcttcatctgccacattgtctGTGACACATTTGCAAACACATTTTCATCATGCCCCAATTTTTGACATCATCCCTATCAATGTACAATTTATCCCTAACCCAGCACTCTGTACCTATGCACTTTAAAAGTGATGAAAATGAGAAAGTTCCACTTAAACCATGCAGAAGAACTGGGTGCCCTTGCAATCCACATTCCCTCTGCATTCGTGTCATATCCACATATCCATACCAGTTCTAAGACTCACAATTTGCTTTCCAAACATCTTTCCCTTCAcctctactactactactccaATGCTGAGAGCACCAAAAGCAGAACTAGGACCATCGCACAACAATCAACACTATTCACATGCAAATTATGATAGCAATTATCATATGGGGATGTTTACGATTGTCAGCAATATAAGAGaacatacatttttttaaaaatagcctgGTAGGGTATCAGACATTTAGAATGAAGTCTGCTTAGCAGTTTAGTCCAGCAGTAAGCAATCAATTGTCATAAGGGACAAAAGAACTGCAATAGTAATAACATTGCTTATCTAACCACTTTATTTTATGAGTTTGCAGCCCATGAAACAGAATCTGTTTTAGATTATCAGTCTGCAAATCTTCTTACAGATTCCTATTAATTTTCAATCAGATTAAAATTACCTTCCTAACCTTGTATTTCTAACATAGCCTATTCTGCCTCAAAGCTCCCAAAATTTTTCCACTTGTCTTACACTACCAATTCCCACTCATTCCATCAACTTCAGTTTCTATTATCTATCATTTTCTCAGATAAATACAGACAATCCACCAAAGTAAAAAAATATTTCAGTACATTCAAACTGCTTGGGCAATTTACTGAAATGACTTTGAATCACCACAAGCCACTGGGTATTTATATAAGCTCTCTAAAATCTCACTTAAACCTTTCGAGTCAATTTTGCTCCTTACTGGCTGGTCCTTGATACTTAAAAtgctattttaaagcaaacaggCCTGAACAAATAGATCTAGCATATACCTCTTTTAATCTTTTCTGTAAACTGTTTCGGCATCTGTAATTGTTAAGCTGTTCAGCAAATCTGACAGCAGAAAAAGTAACATTTTCCAAGGCAAAGTTCTCCGGGGGACGAGCATTCCTGGTTGGGTTAGTACGACGCTCTATCTGACCTTCTGAAAACATTCTCTTTGGCGTTTTCTTCTGTTTCTGAAAGAGAGTTTTCAGGAGACTGGTCGTTGCCTTTATTTTTGTAAGATGCAGATGTCATAGTGAAAGTGCATAATTGCCTTTTTTGTACTAATGTAGCTTTTttacaaacacccccccccattcACCCTTTGGAAGCAAGAAGAGAAATGAAACTGCAGCATTTATGCTTTCCCCTTCTACACAGCAACGCCAATTTTTGGCGGTTTCTCTACATATATAGTTATGACTTCTGGAGAATATACACAAATACATTACTACAAAGTTCATTACAAAGGTCACCAAAAGTATAAACCCTGTGTGGAATCAAATCTTTTTCCATTTCTGGTGATTGTATTTGTAAGGCAGGAGAAAGTCACAAACTGGGAAGCACACACTAATAACAGACTGCATGCATTATTTAACTTGGGCATCAGAACCCAAGTACACAATGTCTCAAAAATCAGCTTTTAGACAGTACATAATGTTGCAGAAAAAGAATGATAGCCACATACAAACACCAAGTCTCATCAGCGTAATACAACTTTTATTAAATCTTTTTTACTGATACTTACAGAAGGAGTTGATGTTGGGGTTTTCACTGGAAATAGATCAGGTATAGAATTCAGTTCTGCTAATAACTGAGCAAGCTGAAATAAGAAAAGGGACACTAAATTAGGCTATATGCGGTACATGCATTCAATAACTAATCGAGCAGAAAAACAGCATGGCTCTTTGTATTATTTATACAGCTATTAATACTAAGTGAAATTCTGCATTATCACATTTGAGTTGTTTAAAAGTCAAACTGCTGATCATGttcattttttaatgttttagacTGATAATCTTCCccccaaaatttaaaaatttattgattttttttaattacatggatttatGCACTTGTACAAAAATTATGGGCATTATGGGCAAGCTATACCAGTCAAGTTTTCAATCCAGTATGAACTGGCTTTGCCTTCCATGTCAACAGGGATGGATAGTTCATTCAATGGAAATAAACATGAGACCCACAAAGCTCGAGGAGGGAGAATATTCCTTCCACCCCCACTGACTCCCCATACTGTTTTTCACtgttctcccaccaccaccaccactttcaaAAAAATGTCTGGATAGTTTTGGGAAAACACGGGAGCTGTTCCAGATTTGTATAATCCCCCCCACCTGATCATGTCCCCATTGTGCAAAGTCTTTGATCTGCACTCTAGTGCCATTGTTTAGTATTATATATGAGATGCAATACTTTTTAAAGCAGGAAGTGAGGCAGAGTGAAATATATACCAACATATATTTATCCTCAGTCATCCATAACAGGGCTCCCTGTGATTCAAAAAGACAATATGTAAAGATTTCCAGAACAGATTTAATACTAGACATGAAGCCCAAACTTAGTCTTGACATTCAGAAATTACACAGAACCAAGAATCTGTGAAGAATAAACAGCAAATATAAGATACCCTTACTCAACTGGAGATTTAGAAATTACAACAATAGTCAGAATTCTGTGTACTGTGGTTAGTATTGCCAACTGGAAATAAAAGGTTATGAAGACTATATAATGCCACAGCGATGGAAGGCAAATATAGTTTTATAGTTAGTCTGCAACTGTACTAAGACTTACCATGGCTTTATTTTCTTTGATGTTCATAGCTCTTTTAAGCAGTGCACTAGAGGTATCTTTTGATGCCTCTTTAGCATCTTCTTCAGACTCTGAGGATGTCTCCTGGCCTAGTTTCTTCcaggttttattattttttgttcTTGCAAGTGTGTAGGGGTGTCTACTGTCCTTCAAGCAAAACTTTGAGTCAACCTTGTCCGATACCCTCTTCTCATCAGACTTCTTATTGGGAAACTGCAATGCCACACGAAAGCCAAAACTCCTTCTCTTAGAGGAAGCTatccctttctcttccttctcctcagtTGTTGTCATAGATAAAGTGTCACTCTCACTGATCAGATGAGAATCCACCacctaaaaacaaaaacaacccatTACAGTTGGATTTCTGACACTGAATTTTCTGTTCTTACATACACACTACTGGAATCTAAATTAGCACTCTGAATATGAAGTATACAAAAATAAACACTAGCTTGCAGGAAAAGTGTAATGCAACAAACAAGACACAGGCAGTGGACATATACCATCTGCACAAGAGAGATGAGAAAGTCAATCAAAATATCAGTTGAGATATTACTTAGGATCAAAGCTGAAAAGGCTAATGTGCTCACCGTCAAACTGCCATTAGTTTGACAGCTACTGTTTCTTCCTAAAACACTTCCAGAGATAATGCATTACAGAAATGAGAGTTATGTGTTTAATCCAGAATTAAGGCTGCAATACTAACCACTCTTGCTAGGAAGTAATCCTGAGTTCACAATGGGATTTAAACCTTAATGCCCCTTCTGTTAACTTCTGTAGAGCAGGAACCACTGCAGTGCAGTCACTGTTACGACCATGTTACGACATACTCTTAATGTCAGCAttgctctccctccctgcccaaaAAGTAGGCAACATGAATGCATGGAAAAAGTACAGTGAAGGCTCCAGCTCATCTTGAGTGGTCTGAGGCTTCTGAATCTTTCATTCTATACACTACAAAGATCAACATAACAAGCAGCTTTGAGTATTTGTATCAAAGTGCAATTTTCAAATAAATTTTTGCCATGATTGCCCCTCAGTGCTGCCTTTGGTCATATGCCAAGATGTTCCATAAAACAAGAGATGCATATAAAGGAAAGGAGTTTAATGAAGATGGAATACTGTGCATACCTTCACATCCTTCTTCCCATTTATTTCCGGCTCATTTGAAGAGAACCCTTCAAACACTTCATTTtctgaatctgtgtcttcagtgAAAATACTTCTCAGCTCCTCAGTCAGATACTTGGATTGCAAATGAATATCCTGAAAAATCAACACACAGTTCTGATCCCaataggaaagagaaagaaaatcaaCACCCACAAGGTCCTCATGAACAAACTAAAAGCAAATTAATGTAACAAGGTACCATGCAGATGATGGTGGACTGGGATGGTGTGAAACCTGGCTATGATCAAAGAAACAAATTTACAGGGGAGCCACTGCTATCttctctccttttaaaaaaaggaatgttttctcctgttccactgagacaTTTTTAACAATTTTACTTCAAGTGTTTACACAGCCCAAATTTGTCTCACAGAAAACAAAGGAGGGAGTTAAATACCACAACAGCCAGCTTTTGATTGATCATCATAAAGTTCTAATTTGTCTTCTTTGGGTTATCTTTAACCTTCTTATTCTGTGAGCCATATTAAAAGTTGCAGTAAACTAACTAAAACTAGGTACTGAGTtttgtaaaagaaataaaatacttCAAAGCACCTGTCAATCTTTCTACCTTAAAAGAAAAGGGCAAGAGGAATCGTAGGCATACCTACAAAACACCTGCCTCTGGAGAGTCACATGGTGCACCTGAGAGCATTTCACtcattttcttctgttttttcctCCTCCCATGCAAGACTCAATGACCTTTCATACAGCTGCACGTCACTTAACtatctttatccccccccccccttttcattgcCCTCTTTTCCCTGCAATTTAATTATATGCTTCTTTACACTGagataatgtaaataaaaatcaGATACAATAGATGAGTGGAAAAAACTTTCAGGGCAACAGAAGGGAAAAATCATTCTACATAATGTTCCTTTAAACTTGAAAAAAAACCATGTCCTATGAATTATTAAAGATAATTGGAATGTGTTCTCTTAGTAAAATTACTTTGTTCTTTTGTTGATAGCTGCAGCACAGCTGCTTAAGTGTGGAAAGTACATATACATAAATGGAAAGTTAACTTTAATGAGAAATTGTATTTCTGGGGAAGGCAGACAAACTACCACACTTCACAATTGCATTACAATTTTGCTTCAGACACCAGAAAAAGTGGTTAGCCGAATAGgtcttttttggaaaaaaaaaaaacaagctagTCCACATTGACACAGAAGGTTTTCCAGTGAAAATTTGGAAGGCTTTTGTTATTAGACTTGCCATCATTGGGCTTTGTACGCTGTTACTAGTTGAATAATATAGGTTGTCCCAAGGGAGTAAAAGCAGCCAAGGAGCAGCAAGTATCCAAACTAGCACTAACTAGAGAAGAAGCAGGATAAAGCACTAGAGAAGGGAAGATGGGCACTTAATGGCTATCCCAGGCCTCCCTCCAGCCAGTAGTGCAAGGGGATTAGTAGCAACTGCTCTTCACCTCTGAGACTGCTGCTGTTCCAGGTCTCATAAACAGCACAACAAATTCAAATAATGGAACCAATGCAAGATATTATCCTGGCATTGAAGGATCCGGTTGACATGTTTCACTGAGACCAGTCCATCTTACTCTGGTCTTGACTATGTCCAAAATGGATATCCAGCTTAATAGCAAACAACTGAGGAGCAGAGATGGAGCAGATATTATGTAACAGAGATGTTAGGTTCCAGAGAGTCAAACTATGAAGCACACTCAATGATGCCAGGCCAGTCACACCCAACCTGCTTCACAGGATTCATGAAAATAAAATGAGTGGTGAGAGAAACAATTGTGCCACTCTGAGCTCTCTCAAGGATGGGTAGGACAAAAATGTGAGCGGGTTGGGACAGTATCACTTAGATTTTCAGTAGTCTGTTTTATCAGACACTTCATCTGTCAGATTATTTGAATGGATGTTGTGTACCTGGGTGTCAATAAGCTGATTAACTTCCAAGGTGGATACTGGGGGCCAGGGAGGTAGGGCATGTAAGCACTCCATATTTTACTGATAGTTCTTATATGTATAGATACTTCTTTTGTTTAGGATGCTGGCTTTTGccataaataaaatatatctgTGTACCTGGATGCTGGACAGTAGAATCAGAATACAAAGCAGTTACTGCCTAGGTGGTGATTTCCTAACCACATTCTTACATAAGGACTGGAACTTGATGATACTCTTGCAGATTCTGAATCTTGAGAAATGTCAACGTCCAAGCCTTTCCTGTTGGAGCAATTCTGTTATGAAAGGGCACCGTGACAGCTATAAAGAAGTTTCAGTAGATCTATCTGGAATGGGATAGCGCTGTCTGTTTGAAGAGGCTCAAGAGTACTGGCCAAGCATAGACAAcagttaattttagaaaaatggAACTTTCCAAGGCAGAACATTTCATACTTATCTGCATCTATACAATGTTGTCCAGTGGAGCTTTTTGAGGTAGTAATTGCCTTATATCAACTATGCCTGATGAGAGGCCATTTGCTCAGATGTTGGCTGTAACAGATTCGCTACATTGTTTTACAGACAGTATTGCCTAGATGTCAAACACCCGGCCCATAGGCCAGATCCAGCCTGTCCAAGGCTTGGATCAGGCTTCGCAGGGCTCTTTTCtaccccctcctgtccttaccctttgaagctcccaggctcttagAGCTCCAAGGCTCTTTGAAGTTTCCAGGCTGAGTCTCTTTCCATTTCAGCCTGagagcttcaaaggctctttgaagcaccctttgaagcttgcaggctgagtcccaggttcttcctgcctttctttgctggctgctgcaaggaaaacctgGGGtagattttaagatccattccacatttgccttgcagctttgtctgtactctgcaatagtttcaaatggagtggagatggttacattttcagctttcctatagctagctgaaactcatgcttccgggagttgtgtccttgcaatcAAGGGTTgttgctttcagccagcttatctctcctgaatggacctaacctaatgagtactctaatgtgggaatccacagccaaaaGGGGGATATgatactggaaaggctttgccaatctgaatagactgGTGGtgagaagtttacaatgccatttcattgtttccacagagtcagagccttgtgctttttcttgacgttttattttaaaaattgcattgccaaatttcaCTAGTCCcgcacctttccaacttaaaccattggaaaagttttaagcatgtttgtattttaagtttttaaaaaatatctttaattgggtttgcctgtgtcaattataaagtttatatctccactacctgacatattttatgacactcgtggcccggccccacaaagtcccatttgtgtcagatctggccctcccaacaaatgagtttgacacccctggcctagacctACTTGAATGAGGACTCTGTGTCCGTGGTCTTCCTTTCAGGAAAGGTTTAATTATTCGAAAGCTGAATGCTTCTGTGctttgtcctcccccccccctttattattgttttattttaacctGTTGTGCTGTATGCAAGAGCATGCAGAGAGGTAGGGTGGAAACTTTTCTAAACTGCTATATGTTTCCTACAAATGTTCCATTTTTAAAGATCTGTCATTACATAAAATTAACAATGACAAATGGGTTCCATTGCCAATACAATACTTAGCAAGCTGGGATGTTTCAAAGTTGTGACTGACATTTTTCAAGAGATAATCCCTACAAATTATGTAAAAGAAAATATGTATGTTTTATAGATTTATGCATTGCAAGGTGAGAATAAGACAAAATAACCCAAATGAAAAATCAAGAGAAGTCAGTCCAGGAACAGCTGTGCCCGCAGGGACTGCCCTCTAGCGGAGATGAAaacaacaggacttttttttcccACTGCCCCCTCTATCAACAAATTTGTGATAAGACGATTCTTTCATTGTTGACAGTCCTGTGGTAGGGGCGGACAAGATATGCTCATTAGCTGATGAAATCTGttatagaagatagaagaagatattggatttatatcccgccctccactccgaagagtctcagagcagctcacaatctcctttaccttcctcccccacaacaaacaccctgtgaggtgggtggggctggagagggctctccctgcagctgccctttcaaggacaacttctgccagagctatggctaacccaaggccattccagcaggtgcaagtggaggagtggggaatcaaacccggttctcccagataagagtccacacacttaaccactacaccaaactggctctccactacaccaaacttattaCCCAAGCTAACTGCTAAATTCTGTGCACAGCTGATCAAAGTGCACAATAAATTTCAGTCCTGCCCTTTTGAACCTTGACAAGATTTCATCACAAGGTCTACTGTATAATTCTCAATTTTTAGATTCcaggttcaaattttaaatatggttATCTAAGATGCtatattatgtattttattctCTTTCTACTATATAATTTTATACAGATTTTTTctaatttttaattttcttttaacTGGTGTTAAACCTGAATATTTGTATACCTGATGattttgtcagttggatctggtcacTGGCTGTAATAATATAATGGAAACTTCCCCAAGAGCACAGCAGCTTCTGGTGTTCaattttcccatttttctccTTTTCAAGTCTATTTGGACACAAAAGAATTAGGGATTCCTGCAAAATCCTGGATCCAAATACCACACCAGTATTGGGATCAGGGATTTTTTGGGAAACCTGATTTTTTTCCCAGATCCATATATCCAAAGGGGGGGCGGGAGGATTGCACACCCCTGGTAGCTCGTATGCATGATAGTTGTCTTCCATTGTTTTCTTCTGTAGTTTAACAACCTATAGTCGGTAAAGTTTTCCTGTTTAAGAGAACCACTATTTCAAACTCCTCCCTGTGTGCCTGGCCCCTTGTTCATTCTAAGCACACAAGTACAGAGGAAGGGCTGAAGTAACTGAGAAACTGTGtcctctgtacatgctcagaggcagctGTTACCAGTGTTCCCCAAGCACTGGTAATTTGGGAGGCTGGATTTAACTTGAGGTGGTAGCACCAAAGAAAAACAAGTTTACATACACAAAAACACACGCACAGGTAACACATAGACCCAAGAGGGTCTATGACAGTCCCCACTTTAACATTTGACAAGTCAGGTAAGGCACCAGTGGCAGAAGTGATATTTTGGCTCTAAggtagaggggagggagggaaggaaggaaggaaaggaaaggaaggcctTTTGTTCAGAAATATCTTGCTTTTCAGATTTTGGTTTCAGCCATAAGTAAATGTAGCACTTTAAGTTAATTGAGTGTTTTGGTTGTTGGATTAAGAACTATGTATGTATTTGTTACCTTACCCTTTTTCTTGACTCCAGTGAATCATAACTTTCAAAGGAATCCACCAGTGACAGCGTTTCCATGGGAACATCAGGTTCAAAGCCAAGAAAGTCTTCATCATCACTTGGGGCATTAAAGATTTCATCCAATTCAAGCATCTGTTTTCAATTCATAAAGAGAAACAGAAGATAGAGACAGTCATAGTAATAACAATTTAGCAAAAACTTTCCCAGGAAGAATGGCATATTATTAATCCATCATTCATTTCCATTACACATATACAGTACACATAAAAGTATGAGTAAATAAGCCAAAGCATACAGCATGCTAAGCAAGTTAATTCAGGTTTCAAACCTCCTCAGGCTTGTTCAGTAGTCAGCTTCATTAATTTCAGCACTCTTAATGACACCTGTTGTGGAATTAGGGCTGGACTGAGCCTCAGTCCCTGTTAAACCTATGTTATTTTAATTTCTATAGTAAATTAGCCTCCATAGTTGAATCTTTGGTTCTGCCTCTCAGGAGGCTGCATACCTCAGGGTGCG
This portion of the Heteronotia binoei isolate CCM8104 ecotype False Entrance Well chromosome 10, APGP_CSIRO_Hbin_v1, whole genome shotgun sequence genome encodes:
- the CDCA7L gene encoding cell division cycle-associated 7-like protein produces the protein MLELDEIFNAPSDDEDFLGFEPDVPMETLSLVDSFESYDSLESRKRDIHLQSKYLTEELRSIFTEDTDSENEVFEGFSSNEPEINGKKDVKVVDSHLISESDTLSMTTTEEKEEKGIASSKRRSFGFRVALQFPNKKSDEKRVSDKVDSKFCLKDSRHPYTLARTKNNKTWKKLGQETSSESEEDAKEASKDTSSALLKRAMNIKENKAMLAQLLAELNSIPDLFPVKTPTSTPSKQKKTPKRMFSEGQIERRTNPTRNARPPENFALENVTFSAVRFAEQLNNYRCRNSLQKRLKENSLKVPKRRRSSKYCSFRPVEDITDEDLENIAITVKDKIYDKVLGSTCHQCRQKTIDTKTVCRNEGCGGVRGQFCGPCLRNRYGEDVKSALLDPDWVCPPCRGICNCSYCRKRDGRCATGMLIHLAKFYGYDNVKEYLESLQKQLAEDD